A section of the Pochonia chlamydosporia 170 chromosome 2, whole genome shotgun sequence genome encodes:
- a CDS encoding golgin subfamily A member 7/ERF4 (similar to Metarhizium robertsii ARSEF 23 XP_007822133.1): MSSLFWPFWRRKPHYQIPDYHHTTDATAAIGQLNTPGASTATFTSENLLPVDDWTSQGAPQVGVAHAASNITTSVNAAPSFVTPEHRRHHGSANADAHTTPNPFTPTSNSTQRPAVDQQVNKRLKTYSQQPAYPVSSLEQGAEPAAAAVAALNPPQSAFHRPINNTNLLQSPFRSRTKTTVDTAHRLRRLPAARLWNPTNSTPRLPESRKRRPSSPPIPALPLKHPALERSSDIHDPIATGAGDYPLLTLSEQRQSRYSHSTRASFQVERSGTSDHRISLPRSLRVSYDGKQTLQRKATPLEAATEQASGQSIDKSTIVLPSAKSLGKQKATMAPDNEDVRRSYSRDLERGPDVMDPRVSNVSAGDGIGSALSSSNSSIMGEDVQPDAGEEWGPQHPCFPHLNPHVPIDSIEYANTRIIRVKRDWLVAGDLAPTFSNLYPEILDPAGVSEQEFRRVIEKLNGELIPIFDPFTFRNMLDSVLGLVTGWLWDDFGLTAAKSRLSGLESWIEKWNQEMEKTMAPEENTIPPKLISLRRTGYMTLDIQIPDPEIAPAPSTIGASESRTALPMEPGPAITA; this comes from the exons ATGTCATCCCTCTTTTGGCCGTTCTGGCGGCGAAAACCTCATTACCAAATACCAGACTATCATCACACTACCGACGCGACCGCTGCCATTGGGCAACTTAACACTCCTGGCgcatcaacagcaaccttCACCTCTGAAAACCTCTTGCCTGTGGACGACTGGACTAGCCAGGGCGCGCCTCAAGTTGGAGTCGCACATGCAGcatccaacatcaccacatcCGTCAACGCAGCTCCTTCCTTTGTCACCCCTGAGCACCGCCGTCACCACGGCAGTGCCAACGCAGACGCTCACACGACGCCGAATCCATTCACTCCGACCTCCAATTCGACGCAGCGGCCTGCCGTAGATCAGCAAGTAAATAAACGCCTCAAAACATATTCTCAGCAACCCGCCTATCCAGTGTCGTCACTCGAACAAGGTGCTGAACCTGCCGCCGCAGCTGTGGCCGCGTTGAACCCGCCGCAGTCCGCCTTCCACAGAcccatcaacaacacaaaTCTCCTTCAATCACCATTTCGAAGTCGCACCAAAACGACAGTCGATACTGCTCATCGTCTTCGACGACTACCCGCGGCACGCCTCTGGAATCCGACCAACTCTACGCCACGACTTCCCGAGTCGCGAAAACGTAGGCCGTCGTCACCGCCCATTCCTGCGCTGCCTCTAAAGCACCCCGCGCTTGAGAGATCTTCGGATATTCATGACCCTATCGCAACAGGCGCCGGCGATTACCCACTTCTGACTTTATCGGAGCAACGACAATCAAGATACTCACATTCTACTCGTGCAAGTTTCCAAGTTGAACGGAGTGGAACCAGCGATCACCGAATCAGTCTTCCAAGGTCCCTTCGAGTATCGTATGACGGGAAACAGACTCTCCAACGCAAAGCAACGCCTTTGGAAGCAGCAACAGAACAAGCCAGCGGCCAGAGCATAGACAAGTCAACCATCGTCTTGCCTTCAGCAAAGAGTTTGGGCAAACAGAAAGCGACCATGGCTCCTGATAACGAGGATGTGCGGCGGTCCTATTCCAGAGATCTTGAACGTGGCCCAGATGTGATGGACCCTCGAGTCTCAAATGTCTCCGCCGGAGATGGGATTGGATCTGCTCTCTCCTCGTCCAACTCTTCAATTATGGGGGAGGATGTGCAACCAGATGCTGGTGAGGAATGGGGACCGCAACACCCCTGTTTTCCTCACCTCAACCCACATGTTCCCATTGACTCTATCGAATATGCGAATACGCGAATAATCCGTGTGAAGAGGGATTGGCTTGTGGCTGGCGATTTGGCTCCAACCTTTTCTAACCTCTATCCGGAAATCCTTGACCCTGCTGGTGTTTCTGAGCAAGAATTTAGACGGGTTATTGAGAAGCTGAATGGGGAATTGATACCCATTTTTGATCCCTTCACTTTCAGAAACATGCTCGACAGTGTCCTAGGACTCGtgactggctggctttggGACGATTTTGGTTTAACGGCTGCCAAATCGCGCCTGAGCGGTCTTGAGAGCTGGATTGAGAAGTGGAATCAGGAGATGGAAAAGACAATGGCGCCTGAAGAAAATACTATTCCACCAAAGCTGATTTCACTGCGACGAACCGGCTACATGACT CTTGACATACAAATACCAGATCCTGAGATTGCTCCAGCGCCAAGCACTATCGGAGCAAGCGAGTCACGAACTGCATTACCAATGGAGCCAGGCCCTGCCATTACGGCCTAA
- a CDS encoding pheromone receptor (similar to Metarhizium acridum CQMa 102 XP_007806950.1), whose protein sequence is MEASPLHSYNVRGPATIITTAATEGPFNSPAVTANLICRVFLAVVANLVCLVPLRLLYRNGELAAVVLILTVLIKNLETIINALIWRNDDVMSWWAGYGWCDFDAYIHNATIGLFVTCLLAIMRNLSQQVGLMRANALTAQERRRRNLIQALIIFPFPILQVALTWPLTAQRYIVGTLMGCNWIPHPSWPFLVFFVLPPPIFALITTGYAILIYKRYRQFHKTTEPALGSSRRAQQRGQRTKRRLYLMVISILVPFLPIVLALSVVNILEMHGIQPYDYDQVHNHASPFAWNTIIFFSYSQINWTYVNNCYISIATAIPIFVFFGLTKDAINNYRQVFLFFGLGRVFPGLRSEYDPDKMASNNGGSFGSSQLQAVTTTPSKSESPFSFNASSRTIGCGRGHPSHPQAQQPDSHFSVDVEHATQHRRYPGYNPFPFRTRFNIPMPPFLQKFFQRRQGRQRVGSDPQQVPVPSILPMGEAYNPPDSTQANIQTHVWYGGHGDSCSSESSRIARKPVPGSVQVQTAVSRETETLAN, encoded by the exons ATGGAAGCATCACCACTTCACTCATACAATGTCCGTGGTCCAGCGACCATTATTACAACTGCTGCGACCGAGGGGCCCTTCAATTCTCCTGCGGTAACTGCCAACCTGATATGCCGAGTATTCCTGGCTGTCGTAGCCAACTTGGTATGCCTTGTTCCTCTTCGCCTTCTCTACCGCAACGGTGAGCTGGCCGCAGTGGTCCTCATCCTGACCGTCCTGATTAAGAATCTGGAGACCATTATCAACGCGCTCATCTGGCGCAATGACGACGTCATGTCATGGTGGGCAGGCTACGGCTGGTGTGATTTCGATGCTTATATTCACAATGCCACCATTGGCCTCTTTGTTACCTGCTTGCTGGCAATCATGCGTAACCTCTCCCAACAAGTTGGGTTGATGCGAGCCAATGCACTTACAGCCCAGGAAAGGCGTCGCCGAAACTTGATCCAAGCACTCATCATCTTTCCTTTTCCTATACTGCAGGTTGCTTTGACTTGGCCTTTGACGGCCCAGCGCTATATTGTTGGCACTCTGATGGGATGCAATTGGATTCCGCATCCGTCTTGGCCctttctcgtcttcttcgtgTTGCCGCCTCCCATCTTTGCCTTGATCACGACAGGATACGCTA TTCTCATTTACAAGAGGTATCGACAATTCCACAAAACAACAGAACCAGCTCTAGGTAGTAGCCGCAGAGCACAGCAGAGGGGCCAGCGCACCAAGAGAAGACTCTATCTCATGgtcatctccatcctcgtGCCGTTTCTTCCCATAGTCCTGGCGCTGTCGGTAGTTAACATATTAGAGATGCATGGCATACAGCCCTACGACTACGACCAAGTTCACAATCATGCTTCTCCATTTGCATGGAACAccatcattttcttttcGTATTCTCAAATCAACTGGACGTATGTAAACAACTGCTACATCTCGATTGCCACCGCCATAcccatcttcgtcttcttcggatTGACGAAagacgccatcaacaactacAGACAAGTTTTCCTCTTTTTCGGCCTCGGTAGAGTCTTTCCAGGTTTGCGGAGCGAGTATGATCCCGACAAGATGGCGTCAAATAACGGAGGCTCCTTTGGCTCCAGTCAACTTCAGGCTGTAACCAC TACGCCTTCAAAATCCGAGTCTCCCTTCTCATTTAACGCATCAAGTCGAACAATTGGTTGTGGTCGTGGgcatccatcccatccacaagcacaacaacCAGACTCTCACTTCTCCGTGGATGTAGAGCACGCAACACAGCATCGTAGGTACCCTGGTTACAACCCATTTCCGTTCCGCACTCGCTTCAACATACCAATGCCGCCATTTTTACAAAAGTTCTTCCAACGGAGGCAAGGGCGGCAGCGGGTCGGATCAGATCCTCAACAagtcccagtgccatcaaTTCTGCCAATGGGAGAAGCATACAATCCACCTGATTCGACACAGGCTAACATCCAGACACACGTCTGGTATGGGGGTCATGGTGACTCTTGCTCATCTGAGTCTTCGCGGATCGCCAGAAAACCCGTACCTGGAAGTGTCCAAGTTCAGACTGCGGTGTCACGAGAGACGGAAACACTTGCAAACTAA
- a CDS encoding primosome PriB/single-strand DNA-binding protein (similar to Metarhizium robertsii ARSEF 23 XP_007822129.1), translating into MSSFLFRRATAASAGAARSFTTSSPRSVARISIIGNLADTPEIQPTSSGREILKYAVASNSGPKDNRQTSWFRVTSFAEGPRKDFLLSLPKGSMVYVEGDASINTYQDANGQTRSSLNVVQRSIEVLKRPQNSGQAE; encoded by the exons aTGTCATCCTTCCTGTTCCGCCGCGCGACCGCCGCCTCTGCTGGCGCTGCCCGCtccttcaccacctcctctCCCCGATCCGTCGCCCGTATCTCCATCATTGGCAACCTCGCAGATACACCCGAGATCCAGCCCACCAGCAGCGGTCGCGAGATCCTCAAGTACGCCGTCGCCAGCAACTCCGGTCCCAAGGATAACCGTCAGACTAGCTGGTTCCGTGTTACCAGCTTCGCTGAAGGTCCCCGCAAGGACTTCTTGCTGAGCCTACCCAAGGG TTCCATGGTCTACGTTGAAGGCGATGCCTCCATTAACACTTACCAGGATGCCAATGGTCAGACTCGAAGCAGCCTGAATGTCGTTCAGC GCAGCATTGAGGTTCTCAAGCGACCCCAGAACTCTGGCCAGGCCGAGTAA
- a CDS encoding glutathione synthetase large chain (similar to Pyrenophora tritici-repentis Pt-1C-BFP XP_001931457.1): MSRVSKIEPTSSYPPETTADELNHLAHTIKDWSIGNGLAVRTPPTVIASEADPTGITAVPAPVTLFPSGFPRQAFLQGQKAQQAYNDLYAAVSRDERFLADVVKQVIDGDDFVRDLWAVHETVKSEGYTQPLSLGLFRSDYMVHEDKSSSPPTHQAKQVEFNTIASSFGGLSVYASKLHNFLAKTEYALLEQSLAPEVLELPENNAIEGLAGGLEAAYQAYGDSELGHDKCVIFLVQGGERNVFDQRHLEYQIGKATPTIPVFRLPFADIVEHTSIAANPKRQLLYTHPRNPNKVFEVAVIYMRAGYGPGDYPNQQAWDARCHLERSHAIKCPTVLTQVAGIKKVQQVLATPRPSSEPSILSKFIKDDTPSAIALWNTFTNIYPMDTSDVGLEARKKALDPKQCVDYVLKPQREGGGNNIYGSAIPDFLKTVPEGHWNSYILMELIKPPPVKNFILRNGNIEKGRVISELGVYGTCLWNQTTGEVLRNEQAGWLLRTKGEESEEGGVAAGYGCMDSVSLTYSPVDFEELDAEAAAKAQGA, translated from the exons ATGAGCCGAGTCTCCAAGATTGAACCAACGAGTTCCTACCCGCCAGAGACCACAGCCGATGAGTTAAACCACCTTGCCCACACCATCAAGGACTGGTCCATTGGCAACGGCCTTGCAGTTCGGACACCGCCAACGGTCATTGCATCAGAGGCCGATCCAACAGGCATAACCGCTGTGCCCGCTCCTGTGACGCTGTTCCCATCTGGATTTCCCCGCCAGGCTTTCCTCCAGGGCCAGAAGGCTCAACAGGCATATAATGACTTGTATGCCGCCGTGAGCAGAGATGAGAGGTTCTTGGCAGACGTCGTCAAACA GGTCATTGATGGTGACGACTTTGTCCGTGATTTGTGGGCTGTACACGAGACCGTCAAGTCAGAAGGATACACACAG CCACTTTCCTTGGGTCTCTTCCGGTCTGATTACATGGTGCACGAAGACaagtcttcctcgcctcccacccaccaagccaagcaagtAGAATTCAACACCATTGCCTCCTCCTTCGGCGGACTGTCTGTCTATGCTTCCAAGCTGCACAACTTTCTGGCAAAGACTGAATATGCTCTCCTTGAACAATCCCTTGCCCCCGAAGTTTTGGAGCTCCCTGAGAACAATGCCATTGAGGGACTGGCTGGCGGCCTTGAAGCAGCTTATCAGGCCTATGGCGACTCCGAATTAGGACACGATAAATGCGTCATCTTCCTGGTTCAAGGGGGCGAGCGCAACGTATTCGACCAACGCCATTTGGAGTATCAAATCGGCAAGGCTACACCAACCATCCCCGTCTTCCGACTCCCTTTTGCAGACATCGTGGAACACACATCCATTGCAGCAAACCCTAAGCGCCAGCTTCTCTACACTCACCCGCGAAACCCGAACAAGGTCTTCGAGGTCGCTGTCATCTATATGCGAGCAGGTTACGGCCCCGGCGACTATCCTAATCAGCAAGCGTGGGATGCAAGATGCCATCTGGAGCGGTCGcatgccatcaaatgtcCCACCGTACTTACCCAGGTTGCCGGCATCAAGAAAGTTCAGCAGGTTCTCGCAACCCCTCGGCCATCATCCGAGCCTTCCATTCTCAGCAAGTTTATCAAGGACGACACGCCATCTGCCATCGCTCTATGGAACACATTTACCAACATCTACCCGATGGACACTTCGGATGTAGGCTTGGAGGCTCGCAAGAAGGCTCTCGATCCAAAGCAGTGCGTTGACTACGTTCTGAAACCACAGCGGGAAGGAGGCGGAAACAACATCTATGGAAGCGCAATTCCAGATTTCTTGAAGACGGTACCAGAGGGGCATTGGAACTCGTACATTCTCATGGAACTTATTAAACCCCCACCTGTGAAGAACTTCATCCTGCGAAATGGAAACATTGAGAAGGGCCGTGTTATTTCCGAGCTAGGCGTGTATGGCACATGTCTCTGGAATCAAACAACGGGCGAGGTTCTGCGAAACGAACAGGCAGGGTGGCTACTTAGAACAAAGGGTGAAGAGAGCGAGGAGGGGGGTGTCGCCGCGGGATATGGGTGCATGGATAGCGTCTCACTCACCTACTCGCCTGTTGATTTCGAGGAGTTGGACGCAGAGGCAGCAGCCAAAGCGCAAGGAGCCTAA
- a CDS encoding 5-aminolevulinate synthase (similar to Verticillium alfalfae VaMs.102 XP_003000885.1), translating into MDGIHLTDPFLWDVNTVTNELCSLSRPCTRNLEILAAKLRENEIDGHTLLTYDLVGLANAHELRNELFQILNIQLARHKNALGEAIMKLRAKSPGFRQWKLDNLELGGHEDPDMHSRGREGTYSTQMTPQSEFYPPWTAPSNDTNKIFSPTPPPAQATDAGSATHTPALSALVADARKIYNKSADLLAPTTETASGPRPASPIADLNPPVQGLKRKRVAPELIQENPINALPVPVATEADTLSGVVGGLDSTFPWDTADNFAYLGPGAMARSDVKSHAVTLTDQIQGDGDLLCTPAPTRFPPGRRLTIHKVMRRVLVKNGRTIALADAGVNMNVARQSSSEPDKILELDDLPEDIDDETLREMEAEKAEMAQKAQSIDGTKFSKRLSLDRVQQILDEEISNMTDHWTQNKKPKYQNKAYSLWIKAYKKDDKRNQTLEALRIAKFFDERIKKMETRILEQTWDRESHVRAQARSLEQTVEDKLHMCWVAETLESRAPPAKPISLPKRSAKRPKPPANELSEEEILTSSEDESFIVNDDESLPPSTTIREGHPAIPIQLNRTPSPFQADSPVYIDLTQTSSTRASSPVKRAIKATDRVDLATPTKLRLDNTPTIKQETSAEESSKQEQASLWMEKYTDIEKIVNTPISRWTREKERFALTISLLWRMSHRRRTAIFKHAKDCEVQESFKRTILSHISNPLKDLDRLNSESPESLAFDMSRLFLCFLKAKNLKESRLADLKPAQIHKLKERENHSSWNVFHAFLTRIAPFFPQDSQIYREDALDDELLGVDASDEEASLLDPNAKRKPPRKNAPKEIVRNKEAVDLREREIRRQEEQEARRRRVRANLGGSGLISSDKSRLIINESKQDDQAFIYINEEIGHRIKDHQIEGVRFMWDQIVQDLELRQGCLLAHSMGLGKTMQVITLLVAIQESSKSADPKVVSQIPEDLRQSKTLVACPPGLVNNWMDELMTWDKDLILGDLHTIEAESPREERVNILQKWSRTGGVLVIGYAMLRKMAALKEDESGTLFDEPNIIVADEAHNLKNPASKIHLACCKFRTGSRIAMTGSPLANNIEEYYFMIDWVAPKFLGPLSEFREIYSNPIQHGVDPDSTGAEKRRALKKLEALKQIVAPKVHRATIKSCMNKDLPPKQEFVICVKPKPLQVMLYNLYAQLLHGESVGHIGDEGTFRNSVFRITNDLGLLCNHPHGLYEKARESLDSPKEKSKPRASLPDSVIAAVMTALDGTRAKSPSLSTKVELLIQILDYAKKLGDKVLVFCQSIPTLDYLTGLFREQKRHFSRLDGTTPIPKRQDQIKKFNTNQTEVYLISTKAGGVGLNIQGANKVVIFDFGWNPVHEQQAIGRSYRIGQTKPVSVYHFVTAGSFEQDLHGKTVFKSQLATRVVDKKNPISWGKRVADLKHDMKDVKKEPLTQFLKRDRILDEIISYSGQHDVICKIMSTDTFEEEDNKAPLTVEEQKEADDLAALNKLRSTNYEEFTRKHRELEEREFRHDIALQANALHSSVDYGVVSDVRRTLDGTVDDLRNPTTWNQLQELQAQYRAPTTVPLRTETSALPQSGNTNGGTHLPTSVLLPIPGADTYFGKESTQPPEPKTPQASVQKRSVSISPNSAAKSSFNPFTSQNKNPGKTEFKQKLRNKLETIPGDLLAYLDTPRLEVVDKVVDTIDAIRRDHRFGFLPDNQHWKTLGNFVEQDKFVLAVMSGQLEASYLALTDAKELEKYIGTLNGSSQQDFGAQLGGQMGLSTNG; encoded by the exons ATGGATGGAATTCACTTGACAGACCCATTTCTATGGGATGTTAACACCGTTACAAATGAATTATGCAGCCTCAGCCGTCCATGCACACGAAATCTGGAGATATTGGCTGCGAAACTTCGGGAAAATGAGATTGACGGCCATACACTCTTGACGTATGACCTCGTTGGCCTTGCCAACGCCCACGAACTACGGAATGAACTCTTCCAGATACTCAATATTCAGCTGGCGCGACACAAAAATGCCCTTggagaagccatcatgaAGCTCCGGGCCAAGAGCCCTGGATTCCGACAGTGGAAACTGGACAATTTGGAATTAGGCGGCCATGAGGATCCTGACATGCATAGCCGTGGTCGGGAAGGCACTTATTCAACTCAAATGACTCCGCAGTCCGAATTCTATCCCCCTTGGACAGCCCCAAGCAACGACACAAACAAGATCTTTTCTCCTACACCTCCGCCGGCTCAAGCAACTGACGCAGGTTCTGCTACGCATACGCCTGCATTGAGTGCACTTGTGGCGGATGCCAGAAAGATCTATAACAAATCTGCCGACCTTCTCGCTCCTACGACGGAAACAGCGTCGGGCCCTCGACCCGCGTCACCCATTGCAGATCTGAATCCCCCTGTGCAAGGTctgaagaggaaaagagtTGCACCAGAACTAATTCAAGAGAATCCCATCAATGCACTGCCAGTCCCGGTTGCCACCGAGGCCGACACGCTAAGTGGTGTGGTCGGCGGGCTAGACTCTACATTTCCGTGGGATACTGCCGATAATTTTGCATATCTGGGACCTGGAGCAATGGCCAGAAGTGATGTTAAATCGCATGCGGTAACTTTGACTGACCAGATTCAAGGGGACGGGGACCTGCTCTGCACTCCTGCTCCAACGCGGTTCCCACCAGGCAGACGGCTTACTATCCACAAGGTCATGAGACGAGTCTTGGTGAAGAATGGCAGGACAATAGCTCTTGCAGATGCTGGAGTGAACATGAACGTTGCCAGGCAGTCGTCTAGTGAACCTGATAAGATCCTCGAACTAGATGACTTGCCGGAGGATATTGACGACGAGACACTTAGGGAAATGGAAGCTGAGAAAGCGGAAATGGCACAAAAAGCTCAGAGCATCGACGGAACCAAGTTCTCAAAGCGACTTTCACTTGATCGGGTGCAACAAATTCTAGATGAAGAGATCTCGAACATGACCGACCACTGGACACAAAACAAGAAGCCAAAATATCAGAACAAAGCTTACTCTCTGTGGATCAAAGCATATAAAAAGGATGACAAGCGAAATCAGACTCTTGAAGCTCTGAGAATAGCCAAATTCTTTGATGAAAGAATCAAAAAGATGGAAACTAGAATTCTCGAACAAACGTGGGACAGAGAGAGTCACGTTCGGGCCCAAGCACGTTCTCTAGAGCAGACTGTTGAGGACAAGCTACACATGTGTTGGGTAGCAGAGACGCTGGAATCTCGagctccaccagccaagccaatatcACTGCCCAAGCGTTCGGCCAAGCGGCCAAAGCCACCGGCAAATGAGCTCTCTGAGGAAGAAATTTTGACTAGTTCTGAGGATGAATCTTTCATTGTCAACGATGACGAATCTCTCCCacccagcaccaccatcagGGAGGGTCACCCTGCTATTCCAATCCAATTGAATCGGACGCCAAGTCCTTTCCAGGCTGACTCTCCAGTGTATATCGACCTTACTCAAACCTCCTCCACTCGAGCCTCGTCGCCGGTCAAGAGAGCAATCAAAGCCACCGATCGAGTGGACCTGGCCACTCCAACAAAATTGAGGCTAGATAACACTCCGACGATCAAACAAGAAACGAGTGCAGAGGAATCATCAAAACAAGAACAGGCGTCATTATGGATGGAAAAGTACACTGACATTGAGAAGATTGTCAACACTCCTATTAGCCGCTGGACAAGAGAGAAAGAGCGCTTCGCTCTGACAATTAGCCTACTCTGGAGAATGAGCCATAGGCGTAGGACGGCGATTTTTAAACATGCTAAGGATTGCGAGGTCCAAGAATCGTTCAAGCGTACGATTTTGAGTCACATTTCGAACCCACTGAAAGATTTGGATCGGCTGAATAGCGAAAGCCCAGAGTCCTTGGCGTTTGATATGTCGAGATTGTTTTTGTGTTTCCTGAAGGCAAAAAATCTCAAGGAAAGTCGGTTAGCAGACCTCAAGCCGGCCCAAATCCACAAGCtcaaagagagagaaaaCCATAGCTCTTGGAACGTCTTTCATGCGTTTCTCACGCGAATTGCACCCTTCTTTCCTCAGGACAGCCAGATCTACAGAGAAGATGCACTGGATGACGAACTACTCGGCGTCGATGCaagtgatgaagaagcatCCCTTCTTGACCCAAACGCCAAGAGGAAACCGCCACGAAAGAACGCGCCAAAGGAAATCGTCCGGAACAAGGAAGCTGTGGACCTCAGAGAACGCGAAATCCGTCGGCAGGAGGAGCAAGAGGCCCGAAGACGTCGGGTTCGAGCAAACCTAGGAGGAAGTGGACTGATATCGTCAGACAAGTCTCGATTAATCATCAACGAGAGTAAGCAGGACGACCAGGCATTTATTTACATCAACGAAGAGATCGGCCACAGAATCAAGGATCACCAAATCGAGGGTGTTCGGTTTATGTGGGATCAAATCGTACAGGACCTGGAACTGCGCCAGGGCTGCCTCCTGGCGCACAGTATGGGACTCGGGAAGACAATGCAAGTTATTACGCTGCTTGTCGCGATTCAAGAATCAAGTAAATCCGCCGACCCAAAGGTTGTCTCACAAATTCCCGAAGATCTCCGTCAGTCGAAGACACTGGTGGCTTGCCCACCTGGGCTCGTGAACAACTGGATGGACGAGCTTATGACTTGGGACAAGGACCTCATTCTCGGGGATCTCCATACGATTGAAGCAGAGTCTCCTAGAGAAGAACGCGTTAACATCTTGCAGAAATGGTCCCGAAccggtggtgttttggttaTCGGATACGCCATGCTGCGCAAAATGGCTGCCTTGAAGGAAGATGAGAGTGGGACTCTCTTTGACGAGCCCAACATTATTGTTGCAGACGAGGCCCATAACCTCAAGAACCCGGCCTCAAAGATTCACCTTGCTTGCTGCAAATTCCGGACTGGTAGCCGGATTGCGATGACGGGCTCACCTTTGGCTAATAATATCGAAGAGTACTATTTCATGATCGACTGGGTGGCGCCAAAATTCCTAGGTCCATTGAGCGAGTTCCGCGAAATCTATTCGAACCCCATTCAACACGGAGTGGACCCAGACAGCACAGGTGCTGAGAAACGCAGAGCACTGAAAAAGCTCGAGGCTTTGAAACAAATCGTTGCGCCAAAGGTGCACCGGGCTACAATAAAATCTTGTATGAACAAGGACCTACCACCGAAGCAAGAGTTTGTTATTTGCGTCAAACCTAAACCGTTGCAAGTTATGCTTTACAATCTTTacgcccagcttcttcatgggGAATCGGTTGGCCACATCGGGGATGAGGGGACTTTTCGAAACTCCGTCTTTCGCATTACAAACGACCTGGGATTGCTATGTAACCATCCTCACGGATTATACGAGAAGGCTCGCGAGAGTCTAGACTCgcccaaggagaagagtAAGCCGCGGGCGAGCCTTCCGGACAGCGTGATCGCTGCGGTGATGACAGCATTAGACGGGACTCGCGCGAAATCCCCCTCCCTATCCACCAAAGTCGAGCTTCTCATACAAATACTGGACTATGCCAAAAAGTTGGGAGACAAAGTGCTCGTGTTCTGTCAATCAATACCGACTTTAGATTATTTGACTGGCTTATTCCGAGAGCAGAAACGTCACTTTAGCCGGCTGGATGGGACTACACCCATACCGAAACGTCAGGACCAGATCAAAAAGTTCAACACAAATCAGACTGAAGTATATCTCATATCCACGAAAGCTGGTGGCGTGGGTCTCAATATTCAAGGAGCTAACAAAGTGGTGATCTTTGATTTCGGGTGGAATCCAGTGCATGAGCAACAAGCCATTGGGCGGTCGTATCGAATTGGCCAAACCAAGCCCGTTAGTGTCTACCATTTCGTGACTGCAGGGTCATTCGAACAAGACCTCCATGGCAAAACTGTCTTCAAGTCACAGTTGGCCACGCGTGTTGTGGACAAGAAAAATCCAATCAGCTGGGGTAAGAGGGTGGCTGACTTGAAGCATGACATGAAAGATGTCAAAAAGGAGCCATTGACCCAGTTTCTCAAAAGGGACCGTATCCTTGACGAGATAATATCTTATAGTGGCCAACATGATGTTATTTGCAAGATCATGTCCACCGATACCTtcgaggaagaggacaatAAGGCTCCTTTGACGGTCGAAGAGCAAAAAGAAGCTGATGATTTGGCCGCACTTAACAAACTTCGCTCCACAAACTATGAAGAGTTTACAAGGAAGCACCGGGAACTGGAAGAGAGGGAATTTCGCCATGATATTGCCTTGCAAGCCAATGCCCTCCATTCGTCTGTGGACTACGGGGTTGTGTCTGATGTCAGGCGAACTCTGGACGGTACTGTTGACGATCTGAGAAACCCGACAACGTGGAACCAGTTGCAAGAGTTGCAAGCGCAATATCGAGCACCAACTACTGTGCCTTTGAGAACCGAAACGAGTGCATTGCCGCAATCTGGAAACACTAACGGG GGAACACATCTGCCGACCTCAGTCCTTCTGCCCATACCCGGGGCCGATACATATTTTGGCAAGGAAAGCACTCAACCACCGGAGCCAAAGACTCCACAAGCATCGGTACAGAAACGTTCTGTGTCCATATCTCCGAATTCAGCGGCGAAGAGCTCGTTTAATCCCTTCACTTCCCAGAATAAGAATCCAGGCAAGACGGAGTTTAAGCAAAAGTTGCGCAATAAGCTGGAAACCATTCCCGGAGATCTCCTTGCATATCTAGACACGCCTCGCTTGGAAGTAGTGGACAAAGTTGTTGACACGATAGATGCAATCCGCAGGGACCACCGATTTGGGTTTCTCCCAGACAATCAGCACTGGAAGACGCTTGGTAATTTCGTTGAACAAGATAAATTTGTTCTGGCAGTCATGTCTGGGCAGCTCGAGGCTTCGTATCTGGCGCTTACTGATGCAAAGGAACTGGAGAAATATATTGGCACGTTGAACGGCTCATCACAGCAAGACTTTGGAGCACAACTTGGGGGGCAGATGGGACTTTCGACCAACGGCTGA